The Takifugu flavidus isolate HTHZ2018 chromosome 16, ASM371156v2, whole genome shotgun sequence genome contains the following window.
AACGCTCGTAAatttaaaaagtgaataaataaataaactttcaAAGTTTGCAATATTTGCATGCTGGAATAAATGTGATCTCGTGTGATTAAAAAAACGCCTGGCAACGCTATACTGTTTGCGAATATGGAGGGAATGACAGGAGAAGCAGTGACATATGTCTGTAGTAGCTGAGGGATTAAAGGGGATCTAACAGGTGAGCAAAGTGTTTGCAAACGCATCATCCCATGAAAAGGCCCATTGAGAGTGGACTTTCAGCTGAACGGTGAAACGCAGTCCCGTATTATTGTCCTGCCGGCAGCCAGAACTGGTTCTATAGTCATCCATCACGCACAATAATAACCAGCGGTGGCCTAGATCTGGTCCCAGAGGGTCGTGTTGCTCTCACCTGTAGGATCCATGAAGGCTCGTATGCCGAGGATGTTAGTGACGGTGTGAGCAGAAGGCCAGGGCCGCGATAAGCTCATATGTCCAGCCGTCACCGGTACTCCAGGAGGGCTGCCCATTTTAGTTCCCGTAGGGGACATGGCGTTGGGGTAGGAGTACGGGTAGATGTGGTTGTAGGAGAGCCCGGCCTGCGTGGAGCCCTGCTTGTTGCTCTCGTACTGGTTGGGCTGGGACAGATTTCCAATCTTGTTGCGTAAAATCCGGCTGATCGAGCTAACGGACGGGACGTTGTACTTGTCACAAACTCCGTCTGCTAAAAGCCTGTCCCGGATCTCCCAGGCAAAGATCCCCGGATCGTTTTGTTTGTATTCCCTAATGTTTTTCACCACGTTGGGTGTCGTGACCCGCGGTTTGCTTCCACCGATGGCGCCGGGCAAGATGGAGCCCGTCTCGTTGTACCTCGCCAGAATTTTGCTCACGCAGCCGTGGGAGACTCTGAGCTGCCTGCTTATATCGCAGGGTCTGATCCCGAGCTGAGCCAGCTCCACTATTCTCAGACGGATGGCGTTGGGCAGGGGTCGCCCATTGACGAACACACCGCCTAACTGGTTCACCTCTCCATAGGTTTGCTCTGCAGGATCGTGCAAAAACACATGggaattaattattaattaaagaCTGTTGACGTGCGCCTACCTTTGCAAATaataaatgatattttctcgaactatttaaagaaaacatctcAAACGTTCACAGCCTTTTGAAGTGATGAAGAGTCACTTTGGAATTTTTTTCTTAGAagttacagtaaaaaaaaagtatgaGTCGTGTAAAGAAACAGCGTTAACATCTGGATAAAAATACAACTTTTAAAACTCAGGAAAGAAGTGTAAAACGGTTGTACCCCAGAACCCCATCGGCAcaacggattttttttttaaaaaatggcgaGTTGCGTTTTTGACAGTCGACAGCTCtccaaaaaacaaactttctACAGGATgaatggtgaagaagatgaggacGCTTGAAGCAACCAAAAAGTGGGGCTTCAAAACACTGCAATAAACTAGAAAGGCTGCAGCCTCCTCGAGTCTCGGTGTTCCCAAGTTGGAGGCGAAAAACTCcgcaaaaaaaatctaaatttttACGCAAGCGTGGTGATCTCGATACGCGTCCATAAGCGTCGCACCACTGAAGCATGCAGTCGGTGACCCAGGCTTACCCATTTGTCTGTATGTTCCGAGATGCTGAGATATATAGGTGCCGCTTGGAATGGCTGAAAGCGTCCGAGGGAGAGCGGAGAAGGAAGGGGAGCGGGAGGACTGAGCCccacaggagggaaaagagatcTCTTAAATTTCCTCCGACTGTAGCGCGCCCCCTTATTTTCTGAAAGAGAGTGGCTGCAAGGTACAATGGCACCAAAGTGATCCTCATCCGATAAAAGCAAATTGGCGTTAACCCGGCGGCTCCGGAGTTTGCTGGAATTAATTTGACGCGTCCTCCACGTCAATCTTCGCTTCGCCTCTGCTCCGCTTCCATTGGTTCCCCTGCGCTGGAAACGCTGTCAGCCAATGCAAACCCCATCCGGTCGGAGCCGCGCAGCCTCCTTCAATATTCTGCTTAGGGGAAGTAGAAGAATGGGACGATTCTGATCCAACACGCAGCTCTCCGGTCCGGACTCATACATAACAGGGAATATAGACAGCGGGGTGGCCAAAACTTTCCAAGGATTATGTTTACAGCGCTAAATTTACATAGGAAGGTTGTCGAGAAGCAAAAGTGGCTTTAGGTGTGCATTCATGTGAAATTATTGTGAAATAGCCATATGATGAATGAAGAGTTAGGGCGATTGcataatattttatttgaatattgaattgaatttgaatgtatataaaaaaaatccatatgaATTGTGCATGACTGGTAtctatttttaatattattatatagGAGAAATGTATTTATCTTTTATAAAATATTCTGAAGTGGTTGGTTTTAAGTGTTAACTGCCTCTTTCTCTGGACACCCCCCTGGATTGGTTTCCTGCGACTCTGATTGTTCATGTTGGTTATAAAATGTGGACGTTTTGGGCCACAGGTCGCCCAAGATTCGCCGCCCGAGTCTTTTTATGGGCCACTTTTGTAGCATCAGACGTGGGAGGAGGCTCGTGTAATCGATACGCCTGCGGATCGCGGTTATGGGATATGCCAGAGACGTACAATATCGCAGCACGCGCTCTGAGTTTCTTCAGAAGAGATCGGTTATGTGCTCGCAAAACGCGACTTGTAAAGGTTAACAGTGGACCCAACGGTAACCAGGTCCAgtgtccacccccacccctcgctTTCTGCGCCTCCTCGCATCTCTGTCTGCACGGAGATCTGCTCAGAGCCTGAGCCATCAGGGTgggtcagagcagcagagtccaGGTACTGAAGCGGGTCGTCTCCGGAACGTTTTTCTCTCCTGATTTTAATTTTGCatctgtacttttttttttttttttacactgggCTGCAGATCCGGTACAGTTTGATCTAGGGAACAAGATTAAGGgaacgatgtgtgtgtgtgtgtgtgtgtgtgtgtgtgtgtgtgtgtgtgtgtgtgtgtgtgtgtgtgtgtgtctctctctcaggaCCCCCCTCACCTGGAGGACTGTGGAATTGCATCTCTTTGTCGCTGGTTGTGTCGCTTGCGCACGTTTTGCACGGTAGGTCCAACATTGATTTCGGATTGTAAGATCTACATTTAATACTGGAAACATAACACTTCTTTTATATTCATTTCTTTTATAGATTATCATTTGTTCTGTAGTtataacgtgtgtgtgtgtgtgtgtgtgtgtgtgtgtgtgtgtgtgtgtgtgtgtgtgtgtgtgtgtgtgtgtgtgtgtgtgtgtgtgactatacTGGATTGATATATTTTACGCACGCATTTCCAACGAAACGAATGTTTTATTCTAAATTGTTTCCCTGTAAAATAAGATAATACGAAAACAGGTGAAGTTGGATTGAAATTAactattaaatacatttaacgAATTCTAAGTCTTTGAGGAAATAACTGTGCAAACATTAAGTGCAGTTTTTCAATgattttgcactttttttctttattaaagcATCTTTTTGTTGTTGATAAATATGTTTTCTTTAATCAATAATTTCTATTAGTTCAAGCCAATATCCAAATCCATATTTATCTTCTCCCCGCTGGAGTCTgcaaattttattttatgaaatTCATTTATAATATTATAATATTAAAGTCTTTGTCTTCGGAGGCCGATGAAAATTCTAAATTGTTAATACAAACGACACACAATTAATATTATTACTGAAGTTAAAGCGTATTTTATGATTTATACTTATGTTTTAGTTCGGGCGCAAAGTGTGGTGAATATATATAATAAGGTAATCAAAACGAAATATCCCTAAATATTCCGTCGTTTGAAAATAACTTCTAAAAACATAAATCAAGCTTGAAAAGGTCGGATCGAGCTGTCGCGCAGTGGGCCGCAGTAAGAATATAACAGTCAGTGTGGGATGAACGTTTGGTTCCGACCAGTTGGTTCCTCATTGCAACAAATGATTTTATAGATTATTCATCAGGTCACCTGGGACAGGTAAGCGTTCATCCCCGTGCCTGACGCGCGTCCCCGTGACTGAAACTAACAGAAACACCTGCGTCCACATGACAAAACCCTGTCATTTGGGAGGAAcataaaatcacatttcagccgTGACGTGCAGtttgagtgtgcgtgtgtgtgcgcgcgtgtgtgataaggcattttaaacaaaaataagTGAAGCTCTTTCAAATCTATTAAAACGTTGGCTGCTTAACTGATTAACTTCTTAGTGGtttttaaagtctttaaaattGTCTATTGGTCCTAATTATTCTATCATTAATGACCCTTTTGGTAAGTTAACAATGTTAAATATGAGAGTTAGTTCATATTTATGGTCCATGATCGATGTGTGAAGCTTAGATGGCTACAGATCCTTCATGGAATAATTAATGTCCTGGACCTTAATGTTCTGGAGCTCTTGTCACAGGTGGACGTGTGATGTTTGGCCTTCAGATCAGAAACGTAAAGTCGTCTGAGGGACACCTGACACCCACAGGAGCGCCGACCCCTGACGGTAAATGTTGGTGTTGGTTTAAAGTGTCATCAGAAGGATTCACTCGCCCAAGCGTGCTTTATCGGGCCAGACTGTGGACTGAAGCGGCCGGTGGCTCGTCCCCTCAAACGGCCCCACGGTGCTGGTGTTGGATGCTGGGACCTTTCTGGTTATAACCACTTTAGAAACGGGTGGAAGTGATGCGTTTGTGTGCAGATCTGGCGCCACTTCTGTGTTTCTAAGTCTATTTTGTCAGAATAATCACAAACGCCACGTTGGAATAAACCTTAGAATGGTTTGATCCGGAATCGGCTCCTTCAGTTTTAGTGATGACGTCTGATCGACATCACGGTGAAGGTGTAACGAGAGCAGACGAGAATAAACTGCATACTGGCACCCAGGTCTGCTGATGAGCTCTTAAGCAAATGTAATGAATCAACATTTACTCTATTTTGGATCTCCAGACTCCAAAGGGCCCCATTCATCCCCCAGGGCCCGTTTCTATGGAAGTAATAGCTGAAATCTATGTTGGTCCTGACACGCACTGATTCCTGAAGAGTAATCCACCTCAGGTCagacaaaaaaagaggtttATCCACTTCTATCTGATCCTGAGTTGGTGATGTGGAGTTTCTTTGTACTCATGCTGCTGAAGTTCTGCTAAAAATGAGTTTTGGAAGGCAACAAGCGCAGTTCTTTTATAGCCACAGGACCCACTCTGAGCAGCAGAACACGCCTAATGAGGGCATGCGGCGGTGCCATGTGAGACATGCCAGCTTTTACCAGGCTGGGTAATTGCTTGTGACCTTCACTAAACATGTCTCATATGTCTCGGAGTTCTGAGGGCGCTTCTATTGGTTCCATTAAGGGAGATTCCTGAGAATTATTCCCCTCTTTTTAATTGTCTGTACAGGGAAGCAGGCAGAATCTGTCCGAAGGTGGGAGGGAGGCTACCAAAAAGGGGCCGCGGCATTTTTGTCCATCACGGGTAGTTCCGGTTTTGTTTCCTGGTGGAATCTAGGCGGACTGTTGTGTGTAGGACAGATCTGGTTTTCATTTAAAGCCGAACAGTGCGAGGAAAACACAGGCGACTGTTCTCTGTATGATTGCAATTCAAGAGAGCTCGCATCAAAAACGGGAGCGGCATTAAACCCGATACGCTGACCTTTGCCCGTGTCTGGAATTATGGGTTACACTTTAGAACGAGAACTCTGGATTGCTTTTTTTAAGCATTttccttatatatatatataatgtaacagtagcaaaaacagacacacaacggTTGACACGACACAACCTCTCGTGTAGGAGGGTTCTG
Protein-coding sequences here:
- the pax1a gene encoding LOW QUALITY PROTEIN: paired box protein Pax-1a (The sequence of the model RefSeq protein was modified relative to this genomic sequence to represent the inferred CDS: deleted 2 bases in 1 codon) — translated: MGFWEQTYGEVNQLGGVFVNGRPLPNAIRLRIVELAQLGIRPCDISRQLRVSHGCVSKILARYNETGSILPGAIGGSKPRVTTPNVVKNIREYKQNDPGIFAWEIRDRLLADGVCDKYNVPSVSSISRILRNKIGNLSQPNQYESNKQGSTQAGLSYNHIYPYSYPNAMSPTGTKMGSPPGVPVTAGHMSLSRPWPSAHTVTNILGIRAFMDPTAIAGADGYAPKMEDWTSVNRAAFPAAHAVNGIDKSAIDADIKYAQPSSTLSGYVSACAYSPSNQYGVYSGPPGGYVAPGHHHHWQPQSPLCLTQAEMSMHAGEIHSPMTFKHQAREGDRKPPSPLSKQQQHEDLNGVHATSLLTSSS